In Chitinophaga nivalis, a single genomic region encodes these proteins:
- a CDS encoding VOC family protein, with amino-acid sequence MQTITPFLWFDNNAEEAMNFYTSVFEDAQILNVIRSGDNGPGPKNTVMTATFLLNGQKFMVLNGGPVFSFTPAVSFFISCETQDEVDHLWTQLSAGGEEGRCGWLKDRFGLSWQVIPTALGALLQGGGERSGRVMAAMMQMTKIDIAALERAYEQ; translated from the coding sequence ATGCAAACGATCACACCGTTTTTGTGGTTTGATAACAATGCAGAGGAAGCGATGAATTTTTATACTTCCGTTTTTGAAGATGCGCAGATCCTGAATGTAATCCGTAGCGGCGACAATGGTCCCGGGCCTAAAAATACCGTTATGACCGCCACCTTCCTGCTCAATGGCCAGAAATTTATGGTGCTGAATGGCGGTCCGGTTTTTAGTTTTACCCCGGCTGTTTCGTTTTTCATCAGCTGCGAAACCCAGGATGAAGTAGATCATCTTTGGACACAGCTGTCTGCCGGTGGGGAAGAAGGGCGTTGTGGCTGGCTGAAAGACAGGTTTGGCCTGTCGTGGCAGGTAATTCCCACAGCACTGGGCGCGTTGCTGCAGGGGGGCGGGGAACGTTCCGGCCGCGTGATGGCAGCCATGATGCAAATGACGAAAATAGACATTGCAGCGCTGGAGCGTGCCTATGAACAATAA
- a CDS encoding peptidylprolyl isomerase — translation MSKAIIKTEKGDMTVQFFDKDAPNTVANFLKLAKEGFYNNVTFHRVIPDFVVQGGDPTGTGAGGSGTRIKCELTGDNQYHDRGVLSMAHAGRDTGSSQFFICHSRKNTAHLDRNHTCFGKVIENVDVVDDIRQGDKILSIEVIEEA, via the coding sequence ATGAGTAAAGCAATTATAAAAACCGAGAAAGGGGATATGACCGTGCAGTTCTTTGATAAAGACGCACCAAATACAGTAGCTAACTTCCTCAAATTAGCCAAAGAAGGATTCTACAATAACGTAACTTTTCACCGGGTGATTCCTGATTTCGTAGTACAGGGTGGCGATCCTACCGGCACTGGCGCAGGTGGTTCCGGCACAAGAATCAAATGTGAACTGACCGGCGACAACCAGTACCACGATCGTGGCGTATTGTCTATGGCGCATGCGGGTCGTGATACCGGGAGCTCCCAGTTCTTCATTTGCCACAGCCGCAAAAACACTGCTCACCTGGATCGTAATCATACCTGCTTTGGTAAAGTAATCGAGAACGTAGACGTAGTGGATGATATCCGTCAGGGCGATAAAATTTTATCTATCGAAGTGATCGAAGAAGCATAA